The nucleotide window GGCGGCTTCGCCGCCGGGTTGACGCTGTGTCCGCTCCGCTCCCGCAGCGGACAGGGCTGCGCCCCTTTTACCGGGGATTCCGCTGCGCTCCATCCCCGGTCGGCGGGTCCGCTCCGCTCCCCCGCCAACGGGCCCTCCGGCTTCGCCTCCAGGCCCTCGGGCCCGCTGCCGCGGGCCAAGCTGGCTACGAGGTGGGGTGTCGCTCGTTCGTGGCAAAGTCCTGCGCATCAACTGATGCACCATGTAGCGTTGGCGGAAGTAGGGCACACCCTACCCATGGTCTGTGGCCGCTGGAGCGGCAGGGAGGAAATTCGCGTGTGGAGTGCTGAGGATGTGGCGCGGGACCAGGTCAGGCGCCAGGCGAACGGGCTGGATATCGCGGCCATTGACGAGAAAGTCACGGAGGCTGACCGCCGTCGGCAGGAGACGGCGCAGGATGCCCGGCTGGGCGTGTCCGCCGCGTTCGAGGACGTGGAGCGCCTGGCCGAGATCTGGGCGGCCAAAGCTGCGGAGTGGCGGCGTGTCAGGGACGTCGTGGCGCAGGCCGGCTGGGAGGTCTACGCCCCGGAGGGGGACGTGAAGGGTGCGGCGTGGGCCCGGGAGCATGAGGAACGGCGTGCGGCGGCCCTGGAGGCGCGGGCCGCGTTCGAGGCGCAGCGGCGGGATGCGGCGGATGAACTGCGCACGCAGGTCTGACTGTCGGCCGGTCCCGGCCGGCTGATCCGGGCGGCGGCCGCGCGGGCCGGCCTGCGGCCTGACGAGGTGTTGGCGCAGTTGGCGGAGCGGATGGCCGTGAGCGAGGACGGCACCGTTTCCGTTCCGCCGTTCGCCCCGTCCCGATGAGTTCTCATATTCCCTTGGAAACCGAGTTAGCGGAGGTTCTTCAATGACGGGCATTAACCTTCGGCCCCATCAGGTGGAGCAGAAAGCGAGTTTCCGGAAGTGGGCGGGATTTTCTGCACGTTCTTCGGTGCCCGCTCAGGGGCGCCGGGGAACCCTCGTGTCCGCGACCGGATCGGGGAAGACGTTCACCGCCGCCGTGTCCGCGCTGGAGTGCTTCCCGGGCGGGCGGATTCTGGTCATGGTGCCGACCCTGGATCTGCTGGTGCAGACCGTCGAGGCGTGGCGCCTGGTGGGTCACCGCTCCCCCATGGTCGCGGTGTGCTCGTTGGAGAAGGACGAGGTTCTGGAGCGGCTGGGGGTGCGCACGACCACCAATCCGATTCAGCTCGCCGTGTGGGCGGGGGCGGGGCCGGTGGTCGTGTTCGCCACGTACGCCTCTCTGGTGGACCGGGAGGACGTCGAGGCACCCGAGGGCCAGCGCAAGGTGCGCGGGCCGCTGGAGGCCGCTCTGGCGGGCGGGGAGCGGCTGTACGGCCAGCAGATGGCGGGCTTCGACCTCGCGATCGTGGATGAGGCTCACGGAACCGCCGGTGATCTCGGTCGTCCGTGGGCGGCGATTCACGACAACGCCCGCATCCCCGCGGACTTCCGGCTCTACCTCACCGCCACCCCGCGCATCCTGGGCGCGGCCCAGCCGCAGAAGGGCGGCGGCCAGGAGGTGGAGATCGCGAGCATGGCCAGCGACCCGGACGGGACGTACGGCGAGTGGCTGGCCGAACTCGGGCTCTCGGAGGCGATCGAGCGCGAAATTCTCGCCGGCTTCGAGATCGATGTTCTGGAGATCCGCGACCCCTCACCGGTTCTCGGGCTGTCGGAGGAGGCGCTGCGCGGCCGGCGCCTGGCGCTGTTGCAGACGGCACTGCTGGAGCACTCCGCAAGGTGGAACCTTCGCACCGTCATGACGTTCCACCAGCGGGTCGAGGAAGCGCAGGCGTTCGCGGAGAAGCTGCCGGAGACGGCGGCGGAGCTGTACGCCACGGAGGCTCCGGACGAGGCCCTGGCGGCAGCGGAGGGGATGCCGGAGTCGTCGATCGACGCCCGGCTGTACGAGCTGGAGGCCGGCCGCCACGTGCGGCCGCACCGGGTGTGGTCGGCGTGGCTGTGCGGCGACCACCTCGTCAGCGAACGGCGCGAGGTCCTGGGGCAGTTCGCGAACAGCCTGGACGCGGCCGGCCACCGGGTCAACCGCGCTTTCCTCGCCTCTGTGCGCGTGCTCGGGGAAGGCGTCGACATCACCGGCGAGGTGGGCGTGGAGGCCGTGTGTTTCGCCGACACCCGCGGCTCGCAGGTGGAGATCGTGCAAAACATCGGCCGGGCGCTCCGGCTCAACCGTGATGGCACCACGAAGATCGCCCGCATCATCGTGCCCGTCTTCCTGGAGCCCGAGGAAGACCCCACGGACATGGTCGCCTCCGCCTCGTTCCGCCCCCTCGTCGCCGTCCTCCAGGGCCTGCGCTCGCACGATGAGCGCCTGGTGGAACAGCTCGCCTCCCGCGCCCTCACCCGCAGCCGGCACGAGCGCAAGGTGCACGTCCAGCGCGATGAGAACGGCCGAATCGTCGGCGCCGGCGGCGGCGGAGAAGGCGACGGCAAGGACCAGGAGCAGGACGACACGCAGGCCGCCGTCGAGTCGGCGCTGCTGCACTTCTCCTCCCCCCGCGACGCGGCCACGGTCGCCGCGTTCCTGCGCACCCGCGTCTACCGGCCGGAATCGCTGGTGTGGCTGGAGGGCTACCAGGCCCTGCTGCGGTGGCGGGCGGAGAACGAGATCACCGGCCTGCACGCCGTCCCGTACGACACGGAGACCGAGGTCGGCGTCACGAAGAATTTCCCACTCGGGCGGTGGGTGCACCAGCAGCGCAAAGCCCTGCGGGCCGGGGAGCTGGAGGACCGGCGCAAGGTCCTCCTGGACGCGCCGGAGGCCGGGATGGTCTGGGAGCCGGGCGAGGAAGCGTGGGAGG belongs to Streptomyces sp. NBC_01454 and includes:
- a CDS encoding DEAD/DEAH box helicase — translated: MTGINLRPHQVEQKASFRKWAGFSARSSVPAQGRRGTLVSATGSGKTFTAAVSALECFPGGRILVMVPTLDLLVQTVEAWRLVGHRSPMVAVCSLEKDEVLERLGVRTTTNPIQLAVWAGAGPVVVFATYASLVDREDVEAPEGQRKVRGPLEAALAGGERLYGQQMAGFDLAIVDEAHGTAGDLGRPWAAIHDNARIPADFRLYLTATPRILGAAQPQKGGGQEVEIASMASDPDGTYGEWLAELGLSEAIEREILAGFEIDVLEIRDPSPVLGLSEEALRGRRLALLQTALLEHSARWNLRTVMTFHQRVEEAQAFAEKLPETAAELYATEAPDEALAAAEGMPESSIDARLYELEAGRHVRPHRVWSAWLCGDHLVSERREVLGQFANSLDAAGHRVNRAFLASVRVLGEGVDITGEVGVEAVCFADTRGSQVEIVQNIGRALRLNRDGTTKIARIIVPVFLEPEEDPTDMVASASFRPLVAVLQGLRSHDERLVEQLASRALTRSRHERKVHVQRDENGRIVGAGGGGEGDGKDQEQDDTQAAVESALLHFSSPRDAATVAAFLRTRVYRPESLVWLEGYQALLRWRAENEITGLHAVPYDTETEVGVTKNFPLGRWVHQQRKALRAGELEDRRKVLLDAPEAGMVWEPGEEAWEAKLAALRSYRRATGHLAPRQDAVWGEGEAMVPIGQLMANLRRKGGLGKDAERAAVRAEQLVAIDEDWNCPWPLDWQRHHRILADLVDADGHLPDIPPGVLFDGDDLGKWLQRQKDPATWAQLSTEQQQRRLSRLGVQPAEVPSPAPATKRAPTGPSKAQQAFQRGLAALAQWVEREGDRPVPRGHSEEITIDGEGGSEAEPAVVKLGVWVSNTRSRRGKLTPEQLHALRELGVAWA